In Opitutales bacterium, the sequence GAAGGGCAGTTTTACATCCAGTCACTATCCAGTATGCTCGCCACCGTGGCACTTGATCCCCGACCCGGAGAACGGGTGCTTGATCTCTGTGCAGCGCCCGGCAGCAAAACATCACACATCGGCGCACGCATGGAAAACACCGGCGAGTTATTCGCCACCGAGCTCGTGCGTAACCGCTACTTCCGCCTGAGATCCGTCTTGGATTTAATGAGAGTCACCCACGCACAAGCACTCTGCAAAGATGCTCGGCGCTTCATGGACGCTGACGGTTTTGGTCGCATTTTGGTCGACGCTCCTTGCTCCTCAGAAGGGCGCATCCGATTCGACGATCCCGACAGCTACGCCTACTGGAGTGAGCGGAAGATTAAAGAAATGGTGCATAAGCAAAAAGGCCTCGTAGTTCATGCAGCCCGCCTCCTCAAACCAGGGGGCACTCTGGTCTACGCCACCTGCACATCAGCCCCCGAGGAGAACGAAAACGTAGTCTCCTATCTCCTAAAAAAATCCCCAGACCTCCAACTCCTTCCCACTGACATTCCCTCACCCCCATCGAGCTACCCCGCGCTGAACTCATGGAAAGGCCGAGACTTTCACCCAGATACCGAGCATTGCCTCCGCATCATGCCCGGTCCACTCACCGACGGGTTCTTTATTGCCAAATTCCAGAAAACCGCCTGAACCAAAGACATGGTCATGCTGGTCACCAAATATGCGATCACCGCTCTCCTCATCGTGCTGGTTTCAGAAATCGCCAAGCGCCTCGACAAAATCGGCGCACTGATCGCCTCCTTACCCCTCGTCACCATTATGGTCATGATATGGCTCTGGGTCGAAAAAGCCGAGACCGAAAAGATTGCCAATCATGCCTACTATACCTTCTGGTATGCTCTCCCGACCTTACCCATGCTTTTAGTGATGCCTGGGCTATTGCACAAAGGCATACCGTTCTGGCCTTCTCTAGGAGTAAGTGTCCTGGTAACCATTCTACTGTTCATAATCACGGCCATCATAATGAAGCACTTTGGCGTCGATCTGATACCTTAAAGGATACTCAAACTCTCTCGGCGGCGAAGAGGTACCGCCCTCCAGGACTTGCAGAGATGACCCTCTGCGAAAAACAATGCCGATATTCCGAGTATTCAGATTCACTTAGAATGCCCTGATCCAAGAGCGCATTGGGATGCTTTATGCTCAACATCTAGCATGCCCACACAAGACCGTCCTTACCTATCACGCCGCCGCTGGCTGCAACTCTCTACTGGAGTAATTGGCTCCGCTGCAGTTCTAGGAAAAAGCCGGGTGCACGCTGCCCTAGTCTCGAAACCAGAGAGCTCCCACCCGTTTATCAATCTGAGCATCAATGAAAATCAATTCGGCCCGTCGCCCAAAGTGAGAGAAGCGATGATACGCAGCATGGATTTTCCTCACGAATACCCTGACGAACCCCGCGACCGGCTTACCAAAGCGATTGCTCGAGCCCATGGTTTGAGACCAGAAAACGTCCTCATTGGAGCGGGATCGGCAGACATTCTCTACGGAGCGGGTTATTTTTTTGGGCTGCAAGGGGGCGAAATCATTTCATCAGATCCCAGCTTTCATATCCTCAGCCATATGGCAGAAAAAGTCGGAGCAACACTCAACTTCGCCCGCTTCAACGCACACCATGCCGTCGACCTCGATGCCCTAAAATCCAAGCTGAGCGACAAGACGCGCATGGTCTATATCTGCAATCCAGAGAACCCGACTGGTACGCTCCTCAAGCCAGAAGAGCTCAAAGCATTCTGTAAGGAGGTATCGAAGATCTGCCCCATCGTCATCGACGAAGCCTACATAGACTATGCAGGCGATGCCCAAGCCCTCTCCATGATCCCACTTGTTGCTAAAGACCACCCCGTCGTCATCACCCGAACATTTTCGAAGGGTTTTGGCCTTGGCGGCATGCGAGTCGGTTACGCTGTATCGACTCCTGAGCTGGTCAAAGGAATCGGCAGCCAATATGTAACCGGCATTGGCTGCGGAGCATCACGCATCTCAATCGAAGCCGCCATCGCTGCATTCGGGGATACCAACCACATCCAACAAGTCTATACCCAGAACAAGACAGCACGCACTCGTGTCGAACACATGCTGACGAACTTTGGCCTCAACCCCATCCCATCGAAAGGCGGCTTCGTCCTCGCTCCGGTTATCCAAGACAGCAAAGCCCTCGCCGACGGCCTATTCTACGGCAGCCAAGTCAAAATCAGCCCCCGCAACTACTTTGGACAAAACTACCTCCGCATCAGCGTCGGCCGAGACGATCAGCTAGACGTCTTGGAGGCGGGGCTAAAACTGGTTTTGGGCTGAGACTCAGAAATAAGACAGTATATTTTTAGTCGGATTCTTTTACGGCGTTCGCTGTACCCACTTCGTCATACGTTGAATAAATTCATGCTCAGGAAAATGGGCGATATCATCCTGTGAGTATCCTTCCGCCTGAAGCGAGTCGTGTATGTCAGCGTGACAATCATTATATGCATACCAGAGTTCTGTTGGACTCTTTGGTTCGACTCCGGCCTCCTGAACCAACCAATCTCTAACCACTCTTACTATCTGGTCTGGTTTTCCAGAATGGGCCTTTATGTCAGAATTCGATAAATCGGATATAGCCGCCTGAAACCGATACTTCTCTTCTTCCAAGATCAATATCTTCTTTTTCCTGAGCAACTCTCCTCCATACGACTTTGCACCCATATCGAGGCCCAGTTCCAATGGCATATTGAGGCGGAACAACTCGCCTTTTTCTTTAGCGATACATATCGATAGGTCATGGATGCCAAAGCCACACTTTCATATCAATTCGACTATCTTTAATATTCGCGTTTCTGAGCTATCAGCTCTTTCAAGAGAATATCTAGGAATGCATCCAAGTTTTAGAATCGTGAAGACCATCGGTCTGAAAAGAATCCAATAGTCTTTGTCGAACGGACAATTGATAAAAACACTACGGCTAAAGCACACAAATCAACCTCTCGGGGGATAGGGATCTCCACCGTAAGAATTGCGCTCTCGTATCCTACCGTCACGACCATGGATGTAGAGTTCACCAGAAGATTTCCTAGCAGTTCCGCGAGCGTAATCAATCGCTTCTCTTTGTGTCCCAAATGTCTTACTTGCACGGGCGGAACCAGATCTTCGGACGCTCCAGCCCCCTCTTAAATTAGTAACTACGTGCGTGCTATTTTTCGCCATGAAGTAAGAATCTCAAAAATTCATGTATCGTCAATTATTATGCGCTATCGGCTCAGGCACATTCCTGTAGAGCTCTCTAAGCTTATTCTGGAACGGTAGCTCGGCCTTGAGTTTTGTTGCCGCCACTAGGTCGCAGCCGGGGTAGAGCGTATCAGAAGCTTCCACGGAAAAATCTGCGATAAAGCGGACCCGATCGTGTCGTCGGGCTGCGACATCTTTGAGTAATTCCGGAATGCGCTCTGGAGTGATGTCACCCGATGGTTTCAACGCATCACTGGCAACACAGGCGTCCTCGATCGCTTGCGTCGCTCCCTGCCCCAATGTCGGTAGCATAGCATGGGAGGCATCACCGATCAGCAGGACGTGACCACGCTCATCGTGCCAGAAAGTCTGTGATTCTTGGAAGCGAGCCCAGTGGGCCTCGTGGAACCAGTGTTCCATTCCAGCTACGAGATAGTCCACTTCCGGACAGAGCGCCGACCCATCATCCGGCACGAACAATTCGCGGATAGCCTGTGGATTCTTTAGAGACTCAGGAATAGAATCAGTCCTCGGTTCGATAGGGAACGTGGCCGTCGCATAGCTCGCTCCACCGGGGAGGCGGAAGCCCAGCATACGGTTTGGCCCCTTGAACCATTGGCCAAAATCACCCACCGGATTATCTCGCCCAAAGTCTTTGACCAAAACCCGACAAATCCCCAATCCCGCGAGAACCGACGGCGTCTTGGGGAAAAACGTGTCCCGCACTAAGGAATAGCGCCCGTCCGCAGCCACCAACAAATCCACCGAGTCCAATCGCTGAGCCGCACCAGTCTCGTCTTTGTAGTCTACAAAGAGCTGTGAAGCTCCGCCGTTCGTATAGCACACCTCAGAAACCTCCGATGCAAAGATGATATTATCCATCACGGGCGCGCGCATCTGCTGGTAGAGCTCGGACCAGAAAAGCCGGATACCTGGATTATCCGCCACCTCGGTAAGCGGAAAAGAGATGATCGGCTCACCCGTGGTGTGACTCACTGTCCACGTTTCCCAAGGTATGCTCACTTGACGCAGTGACTCTGCAACCGAAGGGAAGAAATTCTCCAAAGTTTTTATGGCATTAGGACCGACATTGAGCCCCGTTCCCGCCTGGCTACGATCTCCTTTCGTAACCTTCTCAAAACAAAATACCTCATACCGAGGATCTTGCATCAAGCCGTTTGCCAGCAAACTGCCAGCTACGCCCGCTCCGACGATCGCCACACGAATTTTTTTCTCAGCCATACCCCACCCTCAGCAAATTATCGGCCCAGCCAAAGAATAAAGCATGTGGTTAGATTCCGAGGCCGTGTTTCATTCTCTGATCTCACATTTTCCAAATAGACCTATACAAAGAGTGCGGGTGAGGCAAAAAGAGATCAGAGATCAATCAACGACTCGAAGACTTGCCGTCCGTTTTCGGTGATAATCTCCCGAAATGGCTCGGTCTCAATTTCATCAGGATCAATCCCCTTTAAGAAGGGATGAGGGCTCATCTCCAAATTACCATCACCCTCCTCATGCTCGATTGTACTGCCTTCGACCGTTACTGAGACTCTGTAGTGTTCGTTATTCTCAGTCATGAAACTCTGATATAGGTGGTCTGGATTTGATGGTTCAGCACTCCGCTTTGTAACGAGCCTTATGATCACATTACCTTCAGAGTCACTTACCGTTCCATGGAAACCGTCGCCAGAATCTTGGATGTCTATGTCTACAACCTCTATCCAACCGGGTAAGTGCCAGCGCTCATTTGCATGGTCTTTGGAATTTTCAGTATTCGTTGCGACGGTTATTGGAAAAAATGCTGAATGTGGCATGGGCTCGCCATCACGCACGTGCGGCTGAACGATGAAGCAAGTGACTGCCTCGTGGTAAGCTCCGACGGAAGACTCTGTAAAATCAAACAAGATTACCGCAAAGATGCCAACACCCGGCCGCAATTCAACGGGTTGTAGATGGGACGGGATAAACTTCCTCACCTCATCAGTCGGGCATTCAAAATATCCACCGATCGCCTTATTAAAATAATAATAGGTTAACTCACTCATTCTAGTTATATTTATTGATTGCGGTCGCTATCGTCTCAGCAGCAAAGCTTATTTGGCTTTCATCCAATGTCGCTGAAATCGATATTCTGAGGCGCCCTTTGTTCACGCTAACAGCTGGAAATACGATAGGTAATACGAATACGCCTTTATCAAGAATCTCTTTGGCAATTTTAAATGTCTTAGACTCCTCTCCGATAATCACAGGTACGATCTGCGTCTGAGAGGAACTCGTATCAATACCCCAATCAGCAAGCTTCGCTTTCATGAGAGCGAAATTCTTTTTTAATTTTGTGCGCAAATGAGGCTCATCGATCGAGAGTTGTAGACTCTTCCTTAAACCCGCCGTCACCGCCGGAGGTAATGCGCAGGAAAAAAAGCGAGAACGCGAGTAGGCTCTGGCGTATTCCATCGCCTTATTAGATGCACAGACATATCCTCCGATCCCACCCAAAGACTTTGAAAAAGTGCCTAGGTGAAAATCGATCTCGTCTTCCAAGCCATACATCTCTACTACGCCCCTCCCATTCTCACCAAAGATAAAAGCCGAATGGGCCTCATCAATTAAGATGCTCGCTCCATATTTTTTTGCTAACCTTACGATTTCATCAAGAACGCAGAAGTCTCCATCCATTGAATAGACGCCTTCGAAGACGACCAGTTTTTTTCCACCTACCCGGGAAAGCTTAACCAATTTCTTCTCAAGATTCTCTGGATCGTTGTGCCTAAAATAAGCCAGCTTCGCCTTCGATAACACGGCACCATCTACTATCGAAGCATGAGCATATTGATCCATGATCACATGATCGCCCTGTCTTAGCAGGGCCGAAATAAAACCAACATTGGCTCCATATCCGGTTGGATACACCAAGCATTTCTCCTTCTTTTTAAATCGCGCAATCTCGTTTTGAAAATCTTCAAAAATTTGATAGGTCCCACTCAAAATTGGCGAACCGGATGCACCAAAGCCATACTCATATAGACCCGCAGCAGCCGCATCGACGACCTCCTTTCTCGTCGCTAAACCAAGATAGTTATAAGAGGATAAATTTATCAGCTCTGCCTCCTCTTGCGTTTCAGGATGATTAACTCTAACAGTTGAGTTTGGCGCAGTCGTCAATGGGATACTATAACTGTCATAGCCCAGCGGCCGCGCTTGTTGATACCAATCGTTATATTTACCTATCAGTGTAAAAAAATCTTCGCCCGCCCCATAAAAGAAATTGGATAGGTTATAGCTCTCTGCATTTTTCATTATTCAATTATAATTTTAATTTTCGATAATATATACTTAACCAATAGTTTTAGACTGGATGTCATCCAGCGAATCTACAGGACTAATCATCCCCTCACTCTTTAACCAAGAAATGCAATCATCGAGGATTTCATCTATTGGAATATGCCGGAAACCTAGCTCCTGCTGGGCCTTAGAATCGTCGACCTGAAAATCGGATGAAACTAGCATAAGTTTTTCACGCGTAAGCTCGGGCTCCTTTGAACGATTCATTAGACCGAGAAATCCATGCAGATGAACACCCAGATGAAGAATCCATTGAAGTGTAGCAGCCTTGCTTTTGTTCCGCTTTAGTTTCTCCTGAATCGAATTGATAACTTCTAGAAAACTGTGGTATCGACCGCCCAGAACGTAGCGTGAACCTTTTGGAGCTTTGTCTGCTGCTATGATATGGGCCTGTGCAACCTCGCTC encodes:
- a CDS encoding RsmB/NOP family class I SAM-dependent RNA methyltransferase translates to MAVDTFLKSQSVEVLSHPSCSEARILQGIEKRAVTDWEPTREGQFYIQSLSSMLATVALDPRPGERVLDLCAAPGSKTSHIGARMENTGELFATELVRNRYFRLRSVLDLMRVTHAQALCKDARRFMDADGFGRILVDAPCSSEGRIRFDDPDSYAYWSERKIKEMVHKQKGLVVHAARLLKPGGTLVYATCTSAPEENENVVSYLLKKSPDLQLLPTDIPSPPSSYPALNSWKGRDFHPDTEHCLRIMPGPLTDGFFIAKFQKTA
- a CDS encoding DUF3147 family protein, coding for MVMLVTKYAITALLIVLVSEIAKRLDKIGALIASLPLVTIMVMIWLWVEKAETEKIANHAYYTFWYALPTLPMLLVMPGLLHKGIPFWPSLGVSVLVTILLFIITAIIMKHFGVDLIP
- a CDS encoding histidinol-phosphate aminotransferase family protein, producing the protein MPTQDRPYLSRRRWLQLSTGVIGSAAVLGKSRVHAALVSKPESSHPFINLSINENQFGPSPKVREAMIRSMDFPHEYPDEPRDRLTKAIARAHGLRPENVLIGAGSADILYGAGYFFGLQGGEIISSDPSFHILSHMAEKVGATLNFARFNAHHAVDLDALKSKLSDKTRMVYICNPENPTGTLLKPEELKAFCKEVSKICPIVIDEAYIDYAGDAQALSMIPLVAKDHPVVITRTFSKGFGLGGMRVGYAVSTPELVKGIGSQYVTGIGCGASRISIEAAIAAFGDTNHIQQVYTQNKTARTRVEHMLTNFGLNPIPSKGGFVLAPVIQDSKALADGLFYGSQVKISPRNYFGQNYLRISVGRDDQLDVLEAGLKLVLG
- a CDS encoding DUF2188 domain-containing protein, whose amino-acid sequence is MAKNSTHVVTNLRGGWSVRRSGSARASKTFGTQREAIDYARGTARKSSGELYIHGRDGRIRERNSYGGDPYPPRG
- a CDS encoding FAD-dependent monooxygenase; this encodes MAEKKIRVAIVGAGVAGSLLANGLMQDPRYEVFCFEKVTKGDRSQAGTGLNVGPNAIKTLENFFPSVAESLRQVSIPWETWTVSHTTGEPIISFPLTEVADNPGIRLFWSELYQQMRAPVMDNIIFASEVSEVCYTNGGASQLFVDYKDETGAAQRLDSVDLLVAADGRYSLVRDTFFPKTPSVLAGLGICRVLVKDFGRDNPVGDFGQWFKGPNRMLGFRLPGGASYATATFPIEPRTDSIPESLKNPQAIRELFVPDDGSALCPEVDYLVAGMEHWFHEAHWARFQESQTFWHDERGHVLLIGDASHAMLPTLGQGATQAIEDACVASDALKPSGDITPERIPELLKDVAARRHDRVRFIADFSVEASDTLYPGCDLVAATKLKAELPFQNKLRELYRNVPEPIAHNN
- a CDS encoding pyridoxal phosphate-dependent aminotransferase family protein, with product MKNAESYNLSNFFYGAGEDFFTLIGKYNDWYQQARPLGYDSYSIPLTTAPNSTVRVNHPETQEEAELINLSSYNYLGLATRKEVVDAAAAGLYEYGFGASGSPILSGTYQIFEDFQNEIARFKKKEKCLVYPTGYGANVGFISALLRQGDHVIMDQYAHASIVDGAVLSKAKLAYFRHNDPENLEKKLVKLSRVGGKKLVVFEGVYSMDGDFCVLDEIVRLAKKYGASILIDEAHSAFIFGENGRGVVEMYGLEDEIDFHLGTFSKSLGGIGGYVCASNKAMEYARAYSRSRFFSCALPPAVTAGLRKSLQLSIDEPHLRTKLKKNFALMKAKLADWGIDTSSSQTQIVPVIIGEESKTFKIAKEILDKGVFVLPIVFPAVSVNKGRLRISISATLDESQISFAAETIATAINKYN